A genomic window from Thermococcus sp. LS1 includes:
- a CDS encoding TetR/AcrR family transcriptional regulator, which translates to MDTRERILKAAKELFAEKGYDKTTVDEIVERAGVAKGTFYNYFKSKEELIKIVALQSLPYSAIREELEKEYESLTEFLHSIAKAYIVYYCDPILRSLFFYTLAVRSKIKEVEEIHRTFCTEAISKGAKKISQLANVDEKTAMVVFKAFYGALFSRLVFAEYSCTPDVDYVSELIKLIEKSLKN; encoded by the coding sequence ATGGACACCAGAGAACGGATATTGAAAGCTGCAAAGGAACTCTTTGCCGAGAAGGGCTACGATAAGACTACCGTTGATGAAATCGTCGAGAGGGCGGGGGTTGCTAAGGGTACTTTCTACAACTACTTTAAGAGTAAAGAAGAGCTGATAAAAATCGTTGCTCTCCAGTCCCTGCCGTACTCAGCAATAAGGGAGGAGCTCGAGAAGGAGTACGAGAGCCTTACGGAGTTTCTTCACAGTATTGCGAAGGCGTACATAGTATATTACTGCGACCCTATCTTGCGGTCCCTCTTCTTCTACACGCTGGCGGTGAGGAGCAAAATAAAAGAGGTTGAGGAAATCCACAGAACATTCTGCACAGAGGCGATTTCCAAGGGTGCCAAGAAGATATCACAGCTCGCAAACGTGGATGAAAAAACTGCCATGGTGGTTTTTAAGGCGTTTTATGGTGCCCTCTTTTCGAGATTGGTTTTTGCTGAATATTCGTGCACCCCGGATGTGGATTACGTTTCGGAACTCATTAAGTTAATAGAGAAAAGTTTGAAAAACTAG
- the fdhF gene encoding formate dehydrogenase subunit alpha: protein MAEKLVPVVCPWCSVGCRFYIVNVNGYPKKIEFDYEHDTRNHGKLCPKGVSSFQYLRHPDRLKKPLKRVGERGEGKFVEISWEEAIREIAQRLKEIKEKYGPEALAFLGSERCSIEENYVLQKLARALGTNNIEYVCRMCQSTAVAGKGMVLGHPGLTNPFEDILKAKVIVLWGYNPAATNPVFFGQYIEKAILDNGAKLIVIDPRKTKTAKYADMHLQPYPGTDLAIALAMLNVIITQELYDKDFVAERAEGFEELAKTVEKYTPEWAEKVSGVPAELIRKAAITFATAGTAALLTNEGVNQHANGTRTVMALTEMMVLCGYFGKEGVMSGAIPGAHNGMGAGLMGVEPESLPGKFPLHAEEHRRRIEEVWGFKIPEKPGITYVEMIDAILEGKLKALYVMGTNPAKALPNLKKVEEAFKNIEFLVVQDIFLSETAKYADIVLPAAAWFEKDGTAISFERRVQRSFKAADAPGEAKPDWEIIVMLAKELGLGEYFNYSDVDDILREINRTIPPLAGATPERLKKNLKGCMVPCPDENTEVPRLFVQGFLTPNGKAQLIPVEYKEPGEVPDEEYPFWLTNYRLVGHFHTGTMSHRSKSLSKRWPEEYIEINENDAKRLGIKDGDLVRVETRRTALVFKAKVTPHIREGVVAAPWHWDFNYLTTDVLDEYAKMPELKTAACRISKVEG from the coding sequence ATGGCAGAGAAGTTGGTGCCAGTGGTCTGCCCGTGGTGTTCCGTTGGTTGTAGGTTCTACATAGTAAATGTGAATGGATACCCCAAGAAAATTGAGTTTGACTACGAACATGACACCAGGAACCACGGCAAGCTCTGTCCCAAAGGTGTTTCCTCATTCCAGTATCTCAGGCACCCAGACAGGCTTAAGAAGCCTCTCAAGAGAGTCGGAGAGAGAGGCGAGGGCAAGTTCGTCGAGATAAGCTGGGAAGAGGCAATTAGAGAAATCGCCCAGAGGCTCAAGGAGATCAAGGAAAAGTACGGCCCGGAAGCTCTCGCTTTTCTCGGAAGTGAAAGATGTTCCATAGAAGAGAACTACGTCCTCCAGAAGCTAGCTAGAGCTTTGGGAACGAACAACATCGAGTATGTATGTAGGATGTGCCAGTCAACAGCTGTTGCAGGTAAAGGAATGGTTCTCGGACATCCTGGCCTGACGAACCCATTCGAGGACATCCTTAAGGCTAAGGTCATCGTCCTCTGGGGATACAATCCAGCCGCAACTAATCCGGTTTTCTTCGGCCAGTACATTGAGAAAGCAATCCTTGACAACGGTGCCAAGCTCATCGTGATTGACCCGAGAAAAACGAAAACAGCCAAGTACGCGGACATGCACCTGCAGCCATATCCTGGAACCGACCTTGCCATTGCCTTGGCTATGCTCAACGTCATAATCACCCAGGAGCTCTACGATAAGGACTTCGTGGCAGAGCGTGCAGAAGGCTTTGAGGAGCTCGCCAAGACCGTCGAAAAGTACACTCCAGAGTGGGCCGAGAAAGTCAGCGGCGTTCCGGCCGAGCTCATAAGGAAAGCTGCAATCACCTTTGCAACGGCCGGAACTGCCGCCTTGCTGACGAACGAGGGTGTGAACCAGCACGCCAACGGAACGAGGACAGTTATGGCCCTCACTGAGATGATGGTTCTCTGCGGCTACTTCGGAAAGGAGGGCGTTATGTCCGGAGCGATACCAGGTGCTCACAACGGTATGGGTGCTGGACTCATGGGTGTTGAGCCAGAATCACTGCCAGGAAAGTTCCCGCTCCACGCTGAGGAGCACAGGAGGAGAATTGAGGAAGTGTGGGGCTTCAAGATTCCGGAGAAGCCTGGAATCACTTACGTTGAGATGATTGATGCAATCCTCGAGGGCAAGCTCAAGGCCCTCTACGTCATGGGAACTAACCCCGCTAAGGCCCTTCCGAACCTTAAGAAGGTCGAGGAGGCCTTTAAGAACATCGAGTTCCTCGTCGTCCAGGACATATTCCTCAGTGAGACCGCGAAGTACGCCGACATAGTCCTTCCAGCCGCTGCATGGTTCGAGAAAGATGGAACCGCCATAAGCTTCGAGAGGAGGGTCCAGAGGAGCTTTAAGGCTGCTGATGCACCAGGAGAGGCCAAGCCGGACTGGGAGATTATCGTAATGCTCGCGAAAGAACTCGGCCTTGGAGAGTACTTCAACTATTCCGACGTAGACGACATCCTGAGAGAGATAAACAGAACGATTCCACCCCTTGCTGGCGCAACACCCGAGAGGCTAAAGAAGAACCTCAAAGGCTGTATGGTGCCCTGCCCAGACGAAAACACTGAGGTTCCGAGACTCTTTGTCCAGGGCTTCCTCACGCCAAACGGAAAGGCCCAGCTCATACCTGTGGAGTATAAAGAACCTGGAGAAGTCCCCGATGAGGAGTATCCCTTCTGGCTCACTAACTACAGGCTCGTTGGCCACTTCCACACCGGAACCATGAGCCACAGGAGCAAGAGCCTGAGCAAGAGGTGGCCGGAGGAGTACATTGAGATCAACGAGAACGACGCGAAGAGGCTCGGCATAAAGGACGGCGACCTCGTGAGGGTCGAGACCAGGAGGACAGCGCTCGTCTTCAAGGCTAAGGTCACACCGCACATCAGGGAGGGCGTCGTTGCCGCGCCGTGGCACTGGGACTTCAACTACCTGACTACGGACGTCCTCGACGAATACGCCAAGATGCCCGAGCTGAAGACGGCCGCATGTAGGATCTCCAAGGTTGAGGGGTGA